Proteins encoded in a region of the Malaciobacter mytili LMG 24559 genome:
- the nadA gene encoding quinolinate synthase NadA: MNLKEEILKLKEKLDVTVVAHFYQRDEVFELADITGDSLELAKKSMEATSKYILFCGVGFMGEGVKILSPEKRVLMPKIACCAMARMIDVDYFDESVEKLNKAGITKDDILPITYINSSAAVKARVGEMGGLVCTSSNAYKIIQKGLQSGKKILFVPDRCLGQNFAKAMNLKSAVIGDGTNLHEADIICYNGFCSVHQQFTVEDVEFYREKYEDILIAVHPECDPSVCDVADFVGSTSQLIKYIKELPIEQKVAVGTEFNMVNRLRKENTYILSSTKPECPTMNETTLEDLYKTLKDIEKDQKEPYASEILIDEDRAQWARVALQRMFEV; encoded by the coding sequence TTGAATTTAAAAGAAGAGATTTTAAAACTAAAAGAGAAGTTAGATGTAACAGTTGTTGCTCACTTCTATCAAAGAGATGAAGTATTTGAATTAGCAGACATAACAGGTGACTCTTTAGAATTAGCAAAAAAATCTATGGAGGCAACTTCTAAATATATTCTTTTTTGTGGAGTTGGTTTTATGGGTGAGGGAGTTAAAATATTAAGTCCCGAAAAAAGAGTTCTAATGCCAAAAATTGCTTGCTGTGCAATGGCAAGAATGATAGATGTAGATTATTTTGATGAAAGTGTTGAAAAATTAAATAAAGCTGGAATTACAAAAGATGATATTTTACCAATTACTTATATAAACTCAAGTGCTGCTGTAAAAGCAAGAGTTGGAGAAATGGGTGGATTAGTATGTACTTCTTCTAATGCTTATAAAATTATTCAAAAAGGTTTACAATCAGGTAAAAAAATACTTTTTGTTCCAGATAGATGTCTTGGACAAAATTTTGCAAAAGCTATGAATTTAAAATCAGCAGTAATTGGAGATGGTACTAATTTACATGAAGCAGATATTATCTGTTACAATGGTTTTTGTTCTGTTCATCAACAATTTACAGTTGAAGATGTGGAATTTTATAGGGAAAAATATGAAGATATTCTAATAGCAGTTCATCCAGAGTGCGATCCAAGTGTTTGTGATGTGGCTGATTTTGTTGGTTCAACTTCACAACTTATAAAATATATAAAAGAGTTGCCTATTGAACAAAAAGTAGCAGTTGGAACAGAGTTTAATATGGTAAATAGATTAAGAAAAGAAAATACTTATATCTTAAGTTCAACAAAGCCAGAGTGTCCAACGATGAATGAAACTACACTTGAAGATTTATATAAAACTTTAAAAGATATAGAAAAAGACCAAAAAGAGCCTTATGCGTCTGAAATTTTAATAGATGAAGATAGAGCGCAATGGGCAAGAGTTGCTTTACAGAGGATGTTTGAAGTATGA
- a CDS encoding M23 family metallopeptidase, with protein MKRKNNFTGIIVLVVLVAIAGGFGFVYLSPQFEQNKPEIKFEEKEYWNLKDSLKISIDDNSGIKHYKVIYKDDNNERVLEDKILDELKNSIDLEIKPPKLDMFFKGENVSIILEATDRSKWNFFEGNSIRKEYKIKIDKKIPVANVIGNSFAIRHGGSALVIVEVHDENLKDAYISFNDEERFDLIPFYKENFYIALIAWPVTIEEFKRVNLIAIDKANNKTITKVPLYIRALKVKNDNIKLSEKFVKDISVNVLQKSGLDVPSTVEEIFVKENRILRKMNTDVLKEITRKFMNKDKIDSFSIKPFKRLEGSKTVAGYADRRHYYFNDEKIDQAWHLGMDWASIKNASIKATNSGKVIFNDYLGIYGNTIVIDHKLGLQSLYAHTSKSHVMAGEEVRANTKIANTGSTGAVFGDHLHFGVLVQGIEVNPLEWMDKDWIKTRITDVIIDAKKVINSK; from the coding sequence TTGAAACGAAAAAATAATTTTACAGGTATTATTGTATTAGTTGTTTTAGTTGCCATAGCTGGTGGATTTGGGTTTGTTTATTTATCTCCTCAATTTGAACAAAATAAACCAGAAATAAAATTTGAAGAAAAAGAGTATTGGAATTTAAAAGATTCATTAAAAATAAGTATTGATGATAATAGCGGAATTAAACATTATAAAGTTATATATAAAGATGATAATAATGAAAGAGTTTTAGAAGATAAAATTTTAGATGAATTAAAAAATAGTATAGATTTAGAGATAAAACCTCCTAAACTTGATATGTTTTTTAAAGGTGAAAATGTATCAATAATTTTAGAAGCCACTGATAGAAGTAAATGGAATTTTTTTGAAGGTAATAGTATAAGAAAAGAGTATAAAATAAAAATTGATAAAAAAATTCCTGTAGCAAATGTAATTGGAAACTCTTTTGCAATAAGACACGGAGGAAGTGCTTTAGTAATTGTTGAGGTTCATGATGAGAATTTAAAAGATGCTTATATCTCTTTTAATGATGAGGAAAGATTTGATTTAATTCCTTTTTATAAAGAGAATTTTTATATTGCTTTAATTGCTTGGCCTGTTACTATTGAAGAATTTAAAAGAGTAAATCTAATAGCAATTGATAAAGCAAATAATAAAACAATTACAAAAGTTCCTTTATATATAAGAGCATTAAAAGTTAAAAATGACAATATAAAACTTTCTGAAAAATTTGTAAAAGATATAAGTGTAAATGTTTTACAAAAAAGTGGTTTAGATGTTCCATCTACTGTGGAAGAGATTTTTGTAAAAGAAAATAGAATTTTAAGAAAAATGAATACTGATGTTTTAAAAGAGATAACTAGAAAATTTATGAATAAAGATAAAATTGATAGTTTTAGTATAAAACCTTTTAAAAGATTAGAAGGCTCAAAAACAGTTGCAGGATATGCGGATAGAAGACACTACTATTTTAATGATGAAAAAATTGATCAAGCTTGGCACTTAGGAATGGATTGGGCAAGTATTAAAAATGCATCTATAAAAGCAACAAATAGTGGTAAAGTGATTTTTAATGATTATTTAGGAATATATGGTAATACAATTGTAATTGATCATAAACTTGGTTTACAATCTTTATATGCCCATACAAGTAAATCCCATGTAATGGCAGGTGAAGAAGTAAGAGCAAATACAAAAATTGCAAATACAGGAAGTACAGGGGCTGTATTTGGAGATCACTTACACTTTGGAGTTTTAGTTCAAGGAATAGAAGTAAATCCTTTAGAGTGGATGGATAAAGATTGGATTAAAACAAGAATTACAGATGTAATAATAGATGCTAAAAAGGTAATAAATAGCAAATGA
- the nadC gene encoding carboxylating nicotinate-nucleotide diphosphorylase, with protein MINIKKFVKNAIIEDNGRGDLFFDVAPKGRFTARVISKDDGVIAGVKYAKVLARTEKFECKFLKRDGDRVKKGEIIAELEGKASILLSSERTFLNILQHASGIATQASKYVELIKDLDVVLLDTRKTRPQLRDFEKYASRVGGAINHRLGLDDCLMLKDTHLKTIENLKEFILKARKRISWVTKIEIECETLDQVKVAMDAGADIIMCDNMNPEQIKEVVSFRDENYPHILLEASGNINLNTIRTYAQTGVDAISSGSIIHQATWLDFSMKFD; from the coding sequence ATGATTAATATAAAAAAGTTTGTTAAAAACGCTATTATTGAAGATAATGGTAGAGGGGATTTATTTTTTGATGTTGCCCCTAAAGGAAGATTTACTGCTAGAGTAATTTCAAAAGATGATGGTGTTATTGCAGGAGTTAAATATGCAAAAGTTCTTGCAAGAACAGAAAAATTTGAATGTAAATTTTTAAAAAGAGATGGTGATAGGGTTAAAAAAGGTGAAATAATTGCTGAACTTGAAGGGAAAGCTTCTATTTTACTTTCTAGTGAAAGAACTTTTTTAAATATTTTACAACATGCAAGTGGAATTGCAACTCAAGCAAGTAAATATGTTGAACTTATTAAAGATTTAGATGTGGTTTTACTTGATACAAGAAAAACAAGACCCCAATTAAGAGATTTTGAAAAATATGCAAGTAGAGTAGGTGGTGCGATTAATCATAGACTTGGGCTTGATGATTGCCTAATGCTAAAAGATACTCACTTAAAAACAATTGAGAATTTAAAAGAGTTTATTTTAAAAGCAAGAAAAAGAATCTCTTGGGTTACAAAAATAGAAATTGAGTGTGAAACTTTAGATCAAGTTAAAGTTGCTATGGATGCAGGTGCAGATATTATAATGTGTGATAATATGAATCCTGAGCAAATTAAAGAAGTTGTTAGTTTTAGAGATGAAAATTATCCTCATATTTTATTAGAAGCAAGTGGAAATATAAATTTAAATACAATTAGAACATATGCACAAACAGGTGTAGATGCTATTAGTAGTGGAAGTATTATTCATCAAGCAACTTGGCTTGATTTTTCTATGAAGTTTGATTGA
- the lpxC gene encoding UDP-3-O-acyl-N-acetylglucosamine deacetylase, which yields MKQRTIAKSVEIVGIGLHKGVPVKMRLEPLEANMGIIFYRSDEGITIPLQIENVVDTKMATVIGKDGVIISTIEHLLSAVYAYGIDNLRVVLDNDEIPVLDGSSSGYCMLIEEAGIKELEASKKAIKVKKEVEVTTKEGKRVALKPSNHIIYDFSIDFEHPAIGQQAFRFDYSIEEYKENISRARTFGFLHEVQYLRSIGLALGGSMENAIVLDNTKILNPEGLRYDDEFVRHKILDAIGDMALLGYTLVGEYDAHAGSHHLNHLLTKKLYESEENYEIIDLEEADEESKVFQTAYARA from the coding sequence ATGAAACAAAGAACAATAGCAAAAAGTGTAGAAATTGTAGGAATAGGCCTTCATAAAGGAGTTCCTGTTAAGATGAGATTAGAGCCTCTTGAGGCTAATATGGGAATAATCTTTTATAGAAGTGATGAAGGTATTACAATTCCATTACAAATAGAAAATGTTGTTGATACAAAAATGGCAACAGTTATAGGTAAAGATGGAGTAATTATCTCTACAATTGAACATTTATTATCTGCTGTATATGCTTATGGAATAGATAATTTAAGAGTTGTATTAGATAATGATGAAATTCCAGTTTTAGATGGAAGTTCTTCTGGATATTGTATGCTAATTGAAGAAGCAGGTATAAAAGAACTTGAAGCTTCAAAAAAAGCAATAAAAGTAAAAAAAGAAGTAGAAGTTACTACAAAAGAAGGAAAAAGAGTTGCTTTAAAACCTTCTAATCATATAATTTATGATTTTTCTATTGATTTTGAACATCCTGCAATTGGACAACAAGCATTTAGATTTGATTATTCAATTGAAGAGTATAAAGAAAATATTAGTAGAGCAAGAACTTTTGGTTTTTTACATGAAGTTCAATATTTAAGAAGTATTGGTCTTGCCCTTGGTGGAAGTATGGAAAATGCTATTGTTTTAGATAATACTAAAATCTTAAATCCTGAAGGTTTAAGATATGATGATGAGTTTGTAAGACATAAAATATTAGATGCAATTGGAGATATGGCTTTATTGGGTTATACTTTAGTTGGAGAATATGATGCACATGCAGGAAGTCATCATCTAAATCACCTACTTACAAAAAAATTGTATGAAAGTGAAGAAAACTACGAAATTATTGACTTAGAAGAAGCAGATGAAGAATCAAAAGTATTTCAAACTGCCTATGCAAGAGCATAA
- a CDS encoding DUF448 domain-containing protein, giving the protein MADLKRPLRMCIICRARLEKEKLLRLKCEDKKLIKYNNSGRSFYLCNSCIQEYVINQELNSKKEKKIEKALYAQCKNKDEYLVQLKEILTDVR; this is encoded by the coding sequence TTGGCTGATTTAAAAAGACCTTTACGAATGTGTATAATTTGTAGGGCACGTTTAGAGAAAGAAAAACTATTAAGACTTAAATGCGAAGATAAGAAGCTTATAAAATATAATAATTCCGGAAGAAGTTTTTATCTTTGCAACTCATGTATACAAGAGTATGTAATCAATCAAGAACTTAATAGTAAAAAAGAAAAAAAAATAGAAAAAGCACTTTATGCACAGTGCAAAAATAAAGATGAGTACTTAGTACAACTTAAGGAGATATTAACAGATGTCAGATAA
- a CDS encoding DHH family phosphoesterase, producing MKKDFILDNKLDFSRYKEALELIEKSRYILIVTHVNPDADTISSALALSNLFYENRIKHKVFNVSNDLPQNLDFISRFDKITDQLPNFYDLIISVDCGTYKRFGVEFPKEIPLINIDHHKSNNNFGTINIVDANKSSTAEIVYDFFKFNGLYITKDSATALYTGIYDDSLRFSIGRCDEKTFEKANFLVKCGANPSYIANKLLRRDSLAKYRIIPKVLESLELYEEGTVASILAQPLWFKQTGAHIRDCEDVLDMIMSMSIVKVAVFFRIVNNETRVSIRSKGQIDVSAIASKFEGGGHYNAAGCCIDTINLEEAKKMVLKEIFETKK from the coding sequence ATGAAAAAAGATTTTATACTGGATAATAAACTGGATTTCTCAAGATATAAAGAGGCTTTAGAGTTAATTGAAAAGAGTAGATATATTCTTATTGTAACTCATGTAAATCCAGATGCAGATACAATCTCTTCTGCACTTGCTCTATCAAATCTATTTTATGAAAATAGAATAAAACATAAAGTATTTAATGTTAGTAATGATTTACCACAAAATTTAGATTTTATATCTAGGTTTGACAAAATTACTGATCAATTACCAAATTTTTATGATTTAATCATTAGTGTTGATTGTGGAACATATAAGAGATTTGGAGTAGAATTTCCCAAAGAAATTCCTCTTATAAATATTGACCATCATAAATCAAATAATAATTTTGGAACAATAAATATAGTTGATGCAAATAAAAGCTCAACAGCTGAAATAGTTTATGATTTTTTTAAATTTAATGGTTTATATATAACAAAAGATTCTGCAACAGCATTGTACACAGGTATTTATGATGATTCATTAAGATTTAGTATAGGTAGATGTGATGAAAAGACTTTTGAAAAAGCAAATTTTTTAGTTAAATGTGGGGCAAATCCTTCATATATAGCAAATAAGCTTTTAAGAAGAGATTCCTTGGCTAAATATAGAATAATTCCAAAAGTTTTAGAAAGCTTAGAATTATATGAAGAAGGAACTGTTGCTTCAATTTTGGCACAGCCTCTTTGGTTTAAACAAACAGGTGCACATATAAGAGATTGTGAAGATGTACTTGATATGATTATGAGTATGTCTATTGTTAAAGTTGCAGTATTTTTTAGAATTGTAAATAATGAGACAAGAGTTTCTATTCGTTCAAAAGGACAAATTGATGTGTCTGCAATAGCTTCAAAATTTGAAGGTGGTGGTCATTATAATGCTGCTGGTTGTTGTATTGATACAATAAATTTAGAAGAAGCAAAAAAAATGGTATTAAAGGAAATTTTTGAAACGAAAAAATAA
- the thrB gene encoding homoserine kinase — protein MRVSVPATSANMGPGFDTLGVALQIKNQVVIKPAKFHSVSLKGEGSNNPALKDNNMFISIFNDFYHNLSNRRRNFRFEFYNEIPMSRGLGSSSAVIVSAIASAYAIEGIELEKSKLLNLALAYENHPDNITPAVMGGFNVATVQENEVKFIKKEIPKHLKAIVVIPNRPISTHLSRKTLPYKYSKDDAVFNISHSSLLTAAFMSENWEMLRVASYDKFHQKYRMKQMPELFEVQKAALNNGALMSTLSGSGSTFFSMSYADDSKRIERELRIKFPHFKIFSTDFDNYGVKVDR, from the coding sequence GTGAGAGTAAGCGTACCAGCTACAAGTGCAAATATGGGACCAGGATTTGATACATTAGGTGTTGCCCTACAAATTAAAAATCAAGTGGTTATTAAACCTGCAAAATTTCATAGTGTTTCTTTAAAAGGTGAAGGGTCAAATAATCCTGCTTTAAAAGATAATAATATGTTTATCTCGATTTTTAATGATTTTTATCATAATTTATCTAATAGAAGAAGAAATTTTAGATTTGAATTTTATAATGAAATTCCAATGTCAAGAGGATTAGGAAGTTCTTCTGCTGTAATTGTAAGTGCTATTGCTTCAGCATATGCAATAGAAGGAATTGAACTAGAAAAAAGTAAATTACTAAATTTAGCTTTAGCATATGAAAACCATCCAGATAATATTACACCAGCAGTAATGGGTGGATTTAATGTGGCAACTGTTCAAGAAAATGAAGTTAAATTTATCAAAAAAGAAATACCAAAACATTTAAAAGCTATTGTTGTAATACCAAATAGACCTATTTCAACACATTTATCAAGAAAAACATTACCTTATAAATATTCAAAAGATGATGCAGTATTTAATATTTCGCATTCATCACTTTTAACAGCAGCATTTATGAGTGAAAATTGGGAAATGCTAAGAGTTGCTTCTTATGATAAATTTCATCAAAAATATAGAATGAAACAAATGCCAGAACTTTTTGAAGTACAAAAAGCTGCTTTAAATAATGGAGCATTAATGAGTACATTATCAGGTTCAGGCTCTACATTTTTCTCTATGTCTTATGCTGATGATAGCAAAAGAATTGAAAGAGAACTTAGAATTAAATTCCCTCACTTTAAAATATTTAGTACAGATTTTGATAACTATGGTGTTAAGGTAGATAGGTAA
- a CDS encoding dihydroneopterin aldolase, whose protein sequence is MKIKIKDLTFNCIIGILPFEREMAQQVVINCKIKYKYKNSEFIDYSLVAKDIETIMIEKKFELIEDALLYLKRHLRDKYNVTKLKLTICKPQILPNCKVSVTK, encoded by the coding sequence ATGAAAATAAAAATCAAAGATTTAACTTTTAATTGTATTATTGGTATTTTGCCTTTTGAAAGAGAAATGGCTCAACAAGTAGTTATAAATTGTAAAATAAAATATAAATATAAAAATAGTGAATTTATAGACTACTCTTTAGTTGCAAAAGATATAGAAACTATTATGATAGAAAAAAAGTTTGAATTAATAGAAGATGCTCTTCTTTATTTAAAGAGACACCTTCGTGACAAGTATAATGTAACTAAATTGAAACTAACTATTTGCAAACCCCAAATTTTGCCTAATTGCAAGGTAAGTGTAACAAAGTAA
- the plsY gene encoding glycerol-3-phosphate 1-O-acyltransferase PlsY, with protein MDFLSNSNLLFYLAAYLFGSIPFGLILAKVFAKVDIKSAGSGSIGATNVLRVVKQTNPSLAKKLGIATVILDALKGTAVLLVAMSLNTPIETLWAIAVLAVLGHCYSIYLGLEGGKGVATGLGVFVVLIPIPTLIGAIVWGFCAKVLKVSSLSSLLGLTGVVLSALIFNNGLEVGSNAPMYIIAFIIYYKHIPNIIRLVRGEEKKVI; from the coding sequence ATGGATTTTTTATCTAATTCAAATCTACTTTTTTATCTTGCAGCATATCTATTTGGTTCAATTCCATTTGGACTAATTTTGGCAAAAGTATTTGCTAAAGTGGATATTAAAAGTGCAGGGAGTGGTTCTATTGGAGCTACAAATGTATTAAGAGTAGTTAAGCAAACAAATCCAAGCTTAGCAAAAAAACTTGGAATTGCAACTGTAATCTTAGATGCGTTAAAAGGAACAGCTGTTTTACTTGTAGCAATGAGTTTAAATACTCCTATTGAAACTTTATGGGCTATTGCAGTACTTGCTGTATTAGGGCACTGTTATTCTATTTACTTAGGATTAGAAGGTGGGAAAGGTGTAGCAACAGGACTTGGTGTTTTTGTGGTATTAATTCCTATTCCAACACTAATTGGAGCTATTGTTTGGGGATTTTGTGCAAAAGTATTAAAAGTCTCTTCTTTATCTTCACTTTTAGGATTAACTGGGGTGGTATTAAGTGCTTTAATTTTTAATAATGGTTTAGAAGTTGGAAGCAATGCTCCTATGTATATCATAGCTTTTATTATCTACTATAAACATATCCCAAATATTATTAGACTTGTTAGGGGAGAGGAAAAGAAAGTTATCTAA